A genomic stretch from Chroococcidiopsis sp. SAG 2025 includes:
- a CDS encoding alpha/beta hydrolase, whose amino-acid sequence MKYVLILAMATLMISGQAYTQTAQKEQSKQTAEMEQISPERYTTFKVSDNVAMYEVTFKNQYKMNVAGHLFIPKNLDRSEKHSAIVVGHPMGAVKEQSANVYAANMAERGFVTLSLDLSFWGESEGEPRNAVAPNIYAEDFSAAVDFLGTRPFVDRNRIGVIGVCGSGSFVVSAAKIDPRMKAIATVSMYDMGAASRNALNHSQTLEQRKKIIEEAAKQRYVEFTDGETKYTSGTVHKLDENTEPIQREFYDFYRTPRGEYTPRGGSPELTTHPTLTSNVKFMNFYPFNDIETISPRPMLFITGDQAHSREFSEDAYKRAAEPKELYIVPNAGHVDLYDKVELIPFDTLTSFFTKHLK is encoded by the coding sequence ATGAAATATGTATTAATTTTAGCAATGGCGACTCTGATGATAAGCGGGCAAGCTTACACACAAACAGCACAAAAAGAACAATCAAAACAAACAGCAGAAATGGAACAAATATCACCTGAAAGATACACAACCTTTAAAGTAAGCGATAACGTGGCAATGTATGAGGTTACTTTTAAAAACCAATACAAAATGAATGTTGCGGGGCATCTATTTATTCCCAAGAATTTAGATCGAAGTGAAAAACATTCGGCGATCGTTGTTGGGCATCCTATGGGAGCTGTAAAAGAACAAAGTGCCAACGTGTATGCTGCAAATATGGCTGAACGAGGGTTTGTGACTTTATCTCTTGACTTATCTTTCTGGGGTGAGAGTGAGGGCGAACCACGCAACGCTGTTGCACCTAATATTTATGCTGAAGATTTCAGTGCAGCAGTTGATTTTCTCGGCACACGCCCATTTGTTGACAGGAACAGAATAGGTGTAATTGGAGTTTGTGGCAGCGGAAGTTTTGTAGTCAGTGCCGCTAAGATTGACCCAAGAATGAAAGCGATCGCAACTGTCAGTATGTACGATATGGGAGCAGCCAGCCGAAATGCACTTAACCATTCGCAGACCCTTGAGCAGCGAAAGAAAATTATAGAGGAGGCTGCAAAGCAACGTTATGTAGAGTTTACCGACGGTGAAACTAAATACACAAGCGGGACTGTACATAAGTTAGATGAAAACACAGAACCCATCCAGCGTGAGTTTTATGATTTCTACCGCACTCCGCGAGGTGAATACACGCCTAGAGGAGGATCGCCGGAACTCACAACGCATCCGACATTGACCAGTAATGTTAAGTTCATGAATTTTTATCCGTTTAATGACATAGAAACGATTTCCCCTCGTCCTATGCTTTTCATCACGGGCGATCAGGCTCACTCAAGAGAGTTTAGTGAGGATGCCTACAAACGTGCAGCCGAACCCAAAGAATTGTATATCGTTCCCAATGCGGGTCACGTAGATTTATATGACAAAGTGGAGTTAATCCCTTTTGACACACTCACGTCATTTTTTACCAAACATTTAAAGTAA
- a CDS encoding glucose 1-dehydrogenase codes for METKENNLFKDKVAFITGGGTGIGLATALAFAKEGASVVIVGSSDKHLEEGINRIKQEGGEAIAIKCDVRRAEDVKAALDQTIETYGRLDYAFNNAGVDHPGTPLADITESEFDRQMNINLKGVFLGMKYQIPLILKSGGGAIVNTSSGAGVKGFKGQAAYTAVKHGVIGLTRSAALDYATDKIRINVVAPGIIDTPMMDRFTGGTEEGRKGAISQEPIGRAGTPEEIADAVIWLCSDASSFVTGHALVADGGQTV; via the coding sequence ATGGAAACGAAAGAAAATAACTTATTTAAAGACAAGGTTGCCTTTATCACTGGCGGCGGAACAGGTATCGGCTTGGCTACCGCTCTGGCATTTGCAAAAGAAGGTGCCAGCGTGGTGATTGTCGGTTCGTCCGATAAACACCTTGAAGAGGGAATAAATCGTATCAAACAGGAAGGCGGAGAAGCTATTGCTATCAAGTGTGATGTGCGACGGGCAGAAGATGTCAAAGCGGCACTTGATCAAACTATCGAGACGTATGGACGACTGGATTACGCCTTCAATAATGCCGGTGTCGATCATCCGGGAACACCATTGGCTGATATTACCGAGTCAGAATTCGATCGCCAGATGAATATCAACCTGAAAGGTGTTTTTCTTGGCATGAAGTATCAAATTCCCCTGATCCTCAAAAGCGGCGGTGGTGCCATTGTCAACACATCTTCCGGCGCAGGAGTCAAAGGATTTAAAGGACAAGCAGCTTATACAGCAGTGAAGCATGGAGTCATTGGTCTGACCCGCTCGGCAGCTCTGGATTATGCAACAGACAAGATCAGGATTAATGTCGTGGCTCCGGGCATCATTGATACGCCGATGATGGATAGATTCACGGGCGGAACAGAAGAAGGGCGCAAAGGAGCTATTTCTCAGGAACCGATAGGTAGAGCGGGAACACCGGAAGAGATTGCCGATGCTGTCATTTGGCTTTGCTCGGATGCTTCATCCTTTGTGACAGGTCACGCGCTAGTAGCTGACGGCGGACAAACGGTATAA